From a region of the Deltaproteobacteria bacterium GWC2_65_14 genome:
- a CDS encoding DNA topoisomerase I, with protein MAKSLVIVESPAKARTIQKILGRGYQILPSMGHVKDLPKSRLGVDVGKGFEPSYIVIRDRRKFLKEILEAARSADIVYLAPDPDREGEAIAWHIAEAIREDAEKRREKEKARKAPATGKKAGRRSGKKGKDGPFKAPEVRRVLFHEITKKGVSQGMAEPRDLDPRKFDSQQARRILDRLVGYNLSPLLWKKVRRGLSAGRVQSVAVKIIVSREKQIAAFTPEEYWSLTARLAGRLPPEFPAKLLEAGGEKVRPRNGEEAEKLRKAVENGPFVVREIRKKTRRRSPPPPFTTSKLQQEAARRLRMPSYKTMMVAQSLYEGIEIPGTGHVGLITYMRTDSVRVADEAVAAARAFIRDAKGDRYLPPSPNLYRNRKSAQDAHEAIRPTSTEYPPSALKPILGRDQFRLYELIWNRFLASQMATAEFEQTAVDILCDPPGAPSDGFLFRASGSVPKFLGYLELYQEENGRGNGEAGEQEGAGEAGEQEKEADAVLPELSEGERLALRELVPAQHFTQPPPRFTESSLIKELEERGIGRPSTYASIVKTIRDRGYVRMEERKFLPTELGGLVTDLLEEGFPRVMDVEFTAKMEEELDRIEDGEREMVRALEEFYGPFSEELERAREAMPELRDELVATGIPCSECGGEMVIRFGRAGRFLACKSYPECRNTANFRETPEGTVELVADEEAGVDCDKCGKPMVVRRWKGSRYIACSGYPECRNTRPYPVGVECPECRKGEMVERASRAGKVFFSCSRYPDCRMASWARPVPLACPDCEYPAMALKVRKGGKTEIACLRKGCKGKREEEALHEAG; from the coding sequence ATGGCCAAGTCGCTCGTCATCGTGGAGTCGCCGGCCAAGGCCAGGACGATCCAGAAGATCCTCGGCAGGGGGTACCAGATCCTGCCGTCGATGGGGCATGTGAAGGACCTCCCGAAAAGCCGCCTCGGGGTGGATGTCGGGAAGGGTTTCGAGCCGAGCTACATCGTGATCCGGGACCGCCGGAAGTTCCTCAAGGAGATCCTGGAGGCGGCCCGGTCTGCGGACATCGTCTACCTGGCGCCCGACCCCGACCGGGAGGGGGAGGCGATCGCCTGGCACATCGCGGAAGCGATCCGGGAGGATGCCGAAAAACGCCGGGAGAAGGAGAAGGCCCGGAAAGCGCCGGCGACCGGAAAGAAGGCGGGCCGCCGGTCGGGGAAGAAGGGGAAGGACGGCCCCTTCAAGGCGCCGGAGGTCCGCCGGGTCCTCTTCCACGAGATCACGAAAAAGGGAGTCTCCCAGGGGATGGCGGAGCCGCGCGACCTCGATCCCCGAAAGTTCGATTCCCAGCAGGCGCGCAGGATCCTCGACCGCCTGGTCGGGTACAACCTGAGTCCCCTGCTCTGGAAAAAGGTCCGGCGGGGTCTCTCCGCGGGGAGGGTGCAGTCGGTCGCGGTGAAGATCATCGTGTCGCGGGAAAAACAGATCGCCGCGTTCACGCCGGAGGAGTACTGGTCGCTCACCGCCCGCCTCGCGGGACGCCTCCCCCCGGAGTTCCCGGCAAAACTGCTGGAGGCAGGCGGCGAGAAGGTCCGGCCCCGCAACGGGGAGGAGGCCGAGAAGCTCCGCAAGGCCGTCGAGAACGGCCCCTTCGTCGTCCGGGAGATCCGGAAAAAGACGCGGAGGCGCTCCCCGCCTCCCCCCTTCACCACCTCCAAGCTCCAGCAGGAGGCGGCCCGGAGGCTCCGGATGCCGTCCTACAAAACGATGATGGTCGCCCAGTCGCTCTACGAGGGGATCGAGATCCCCGGGACCGGGCACGTCGGGCTGATCACCTACATGCGGACCGACTCGGTCCGGGTGGCCGACGAGGCGGTGGCCGCCGCCCGCGCCTTCATCCGGGACGCGAAGGGGGATCGGTACCTGCCCCCGTCGCCCAACCTGTACAGGAACCGGAAATCGGCCCAGGACGCGCACGAGGCGATCCGCCCCACCTCGACGGAATATCCTCCATCGGCCCTCAAGCCGATCCTGGGGAGGGACCAGTTCCGGCTCTACGAGTTGATCTGGAACCGGTTCCTGGCCTCCCAGATGGCGACCGCGGAGTTCGAGCAGACCGCCGTCGACATCCTCTGCGATCCGCCGGGCGCTCCGTCCGACGGCTTCCTGTTCCGCGCGAGCGGGTCGGTCCCGAAGTTCCTCGGCTACCTCGAGCTGTACCAGGAGGAGAACGGCAGGGGGAACGGGGAGGCCGGGGAGCAGGAGGGAGCCGGCGAGGCCGGGGAGCAGGAGAAGGAGGCCGACGCCGTTCTACCGGAGCTGTCCGAAGGGGAGAGGCTCGCCCTCCGGGAACTGGTGCCCGCGCAGCACTTCACCCAGCCCCCGCCGAGATTCACGGAAAGCTCCCTGATCAAGGAGCTCGAGGAGCGGGGAATCGGGCGCCCCTCCACCTACGCCTCGATCGTGAAGACGATCCGGGACCGGGGCTACGTGCGGATGGAGGAGCGGAAGTTCCTTCCGACCGAGCTCGGGGGGCTCGTGACCGACCTCCTCGAGGAGGGCTTTCCCCGGGTCATGGACGTGGAGTTCACCGCGAAGATGGAGGAGGAGCTCGACCGGATCGAGGACGGGGAACGGGAGATGGTCCGGGCGCTCGAGGAGTTCTACGGACCCTTTTCCGAGGAACTGGAGCGGGCGAGGGAGGCGATGCCGGAACTCAGGGACGAGCTGGTCGCGACCGGGATCCCCTGTTCGGAGTGCGGCGGGGAAATGGTCATCCGGTTCGGCCGCGCGGGGAGGTTTCTCGCCTGCAAGAGCTACCCGGAGTGCCGGAACACGGCGAACTTCCGGGAAACCCCGGAGGGGACGGTGGAGCTGGTTGCCGACGAGGAGGCGGGGGTGGACTGCGACAAGTGCGGGAAGCCGATGGTCGTCCGCCGCTGGAAGGGATCGCGGTACATCGCCTGCTCGGGCTATCCCGAATGCCGGAACACGCGTCCCTACCCGGTCGGTGTGGAATGTCCGGAGTGCAGGAAGGGGGAGATGGTGGAGCGGGCCTCGCGGGCGGGGAAGGTCTTCTTCAGCTGTTCCCGGTACCCGGACTGCCGCATGGCCTCCTGGGCGAGGCCGGTTCCGCTGGCCTGCCCCGATTGCGAATATCCGGCGATGGCCTTGAAGGTGCGCAAGGGGGGCAAGACGGAGATCGCCTGCCTGCGGAAGGGATGCAAGGGGAAACGTGAGGAGGAAGCGCTGCACGAGGCGGGTTGA
- a CDS encoding DNA protecting protein DprA: MANEPAPTDILLRLSLVAGFTARHLAILGRERSQADPEEALSRADRGILRTGLRALDSREAAAEEDLRLRCGRAGVEILPIGSDGYPGLLASVPDAPLVLYRKGGSAAGTDTVALVGSRAATGAGREFARLLAADLALAGLTVVSGMARGIDTAAHEGALREGGSTIAVLGCGADILYPPESGKLRDRIQAQGALLSELPPGTPPLSRHFPMRNRLISGMSRGVVVVEAPGRSGALITARTALDQGREVMAVPGSPLFPHTEGSNRLLREGAIPVTGADDVLQALGWAGERRPENRDAAAVERERRILGYCRKKRHVNGISAGLGIPVPELFPILLDLELRKLLERRGGDYYKKTSVPGGTPAES, translated from the coding sequence GTGGCGAACGAACCGGCACCGACCGACATCCTGCTCCGCCTCTCCCTCGTGGCGGGGTTCACCGCACGGCACCTCGCGATCCTCGGCAGGGAGCGGTCGCAGGCCGATCCGGAAGAAGCGTTGTCCCGGGCCGACCGGGGGATTCTCCGGACAGGGCTTCGGGCGCTCGACTCCCGCGAAGCCGCCGCGGAGGAGGATCTTCGCCTGAGATGCGGGAGGGCGGGAGTCGAGATCCTTCCGATCGGCTCGGACGGGTACCCCGGGCTGCTGGCCTCCGTGCCGGACGCGCCTCTGGTCCTCTACCGGAAGGGTGGTTCGGCGGCCGGGACGGATACCGTGGCCCTGGTCGGGAGCCGGGCGGCGACCGGGGCGGGGAGGGAGTTCGCGCGGCTGCTGGCGGCCGACCTCGCCCTCGCGGGGCTGACGGTGGTCAGCGGCATGGCCCGGGGGATCGACACGGCCGCCCACGAGGGGGCTCTCCGGGAAGGAGGGAGCACGATCGCGGTGCTGGGCTGCGGTGCCGACATCCTCTACCCCCCCGAGTCCGGGAAACTCCGCGACCGGATCCAGGCGCAGGGCGCCCTGCTTTCCGAGCTTCCTCCCGGGACTCCGCCGCTGTCCCGCCATTTCCCGATGAGGAACCGGCTGATCAGCGGGATGTCGCGGGGGGTGGTCGTGGTCGAGGCGCCCGGCCGAAGCGGCGCGCTGATCACCGCGCGGACCGCCCTCGACCAGGGGCGGGAGGTGATGGCGGTCCCCGGATCCCCCCTGTTCCCGCACACGGAGGGGAGCAACCGGCTCCTCCGGGAGGGGGCGATCCCCGTCACCGGGGCGGACGACGTTCTCCAGGCGCTCGGTTGGGCCGGGGAGCGCCGACCGGAAAACCGGGACGCGGCGGCCGTGGAGCGGGAAAGGCGGATTCTGGGGTACTGCCGGAAGAAGCGCCATGTGAACGGGATTTCCGCAGGGCTCGGCATCCCCGTCCCCGAGCTGTTTCCGATTCTCCTCGATCTGGAGCTCCGGAAATTGCTTGAAAGACGGGGAGGAGACTATTATAAAAAAACGTCTGTTCCCGGCGGAACGCCCGCCGAATCCTGA